Proteins co-encoded in one Armatimonadota bacterium genomic window:
- a CDS encoding ABC transporter permease: protein MAPLRTTVAVVPPPARTLRTIALRRLRRNPPALAALAFLVAIHLAAVVGPWALPRDAFTANPLGALRGPSLAHPLGTDEIGRDVLARLLLGGRVSLSVGFVAMAISVVVGGALGAVAGYFGGGADTVLMRFTDAMLALPTLFVILAALTVFGGGPATATAVIGLTTWMPVARVVRAEYLRWRASEFVEAARALGSGDARIMLRHIFPQVVPSVIVAATLNVAFAILTESAISYLGLGIRPPLPSWGNMLQNAQIYLWSAPSLAVYPGVLILLTVLAYNFLGDGLRDALDPRLKV from the coding sequence GTGGCCCCCCTGCGCACGACGGTCGCGGTGGTCCCGCCGCCGGCGCGCACGCTGCGCACCATCGCGCTCCGGCGGTTACGACGCAATCCGCCCGCGCTGGCCGCCCTCGCGTTCCTGGTCGCCATTCACCTGGCGGCCGTCGTCGGGCCCTGGGCGCTCCCTCGGGACGCGTTCACCGCCAACCCGCTGGGCGCCCTGCGGGGCCCGTCGCTGGCGCACCCGCTGGGCACCGACGAGATCGGGCGGGACGTCCTGGCGCGGCTGCTGCTGGGGGGACGGGTGTCGCTCAGCGTGGGGTTCGTGGCCATGGCCATCAGCGTCGTCGTCGGCGGGGCCCTCGGCGCCGTGGCTGGCTACTTCGGGGGCGGCGCCGACACCGTCCTCATGCGGTTCACCGATGCCATGCTCGCCCTCCCGACGCTGTTCGTCATCCTGGCGGCGCTGACGGTGTTCGGCGGTGGCCCGGCGACCGCCACGGCGGTCATCGGGCTGACCACGTGGATGCCGGTGGCGCGGGTCGTGCGGGCCGAGTACCTGCGCTGGCGGGCCAGCGAGTTCGTGGAGGCGGCGCGGGCGCTGGGATCCGGTGATGCCCGCATCATGCTGCGCCACATCTTCCCCCAGGTGGTACCGTCGGTCATCGTGGCGGCCACGCTCAACGTGGCGTTCGCCATCCTCACCGAATCCGCCATCTCCTACCTGGGACTGGGCATCCGCCCGCCGTTGCCGTCGTGGGGCAACATGTTGCAGAACGCCCAGATCTACCTGTGGTCGGCCCCCAGCCTCGCCGTGTATCCGGGCGTCCTGATCCTGCTGACGGTGCTGGCCTACAACTTCCTGGGCGACGGGCTGCGCGACGCCCTGGATCCCCGCTTGAAGGTCTAG
- a CDS encoding ABC transporter permease — protein sequence MSRYLLQRVVQALVVLVVVSTLTFAMVHLAPGGPAIMMTMEMTPEQQEALRRQLGLDQPLLVRYVKWVGAALRADLGRSFNDRRRVAEIIGERLPLTLVLGGAALVVSLAIGIPAGVISATRRYSLTDHVVTFFSVVGVSIPAFWLAILLILVFSVWLRWLPASGVATVGVGFSLADRLSHLILPTVVLATVILPNITRFTRSALAEELGQDYVRTARAKGLPEPHVLTRHALRNALIPTVTVLGLLIPRLVGGAVITETIFGWPGMGQLAVASAIGRDYPVVMAVTVVVAIVVTASSLAVDLVYGWLDPRITYQ from the coding sequence ATGAGCCGCTACCTCCTCCAGCGGGTGGTCCAGGCCCTGGTGGTCCTCGTGGTGGTCTCGACCCTTACCTTCGCCATGGTGCATCTGGCGCCGGGCGGCCCGGCCATCATGATGACCATGGAGATGACGCCCGAGCAGCAAGAGGCGCTGCGGCGCCAGCTCGGGCTCGACCAGCCGTTGCTGGTGCGCTACGTCAAGTGGGTGGGCGCGGCGCTGCGGGCCGACCTCGGCCGCTCCTTCAACGACCGCCGGCGGGTCGCCGAGATCATCGGGGAGCGGCTTCCGCTCACTCTGGTGCTGGGCGGCGCGGCGCTGGTCGTCTCCCTGGCGATCGGGATTCCGGCCGGGGTGATCTCGGCCACCCGCCGCTACTCGCTGACCGACCACGTGGTGACGTTCTTCAGCGTCGTCGGCGTCTCGATCCCGGCATTCTGGCTCGCCATCCTCCTGATCCTGGTGTTCTCGGTGTGGTTGCGCTGGCTTCCGGCGTCGGGCGTCGCCACGGTCGGGGTCGGGTTTTCGCTGGCCGACCGCCTCAGCCATCTGATCCTGCCCACCGTGGTCCTGGCCACGGTGATCCTGCCCAACATCACGCGCTTCACGCGGTCGGCGCTGGCGGAAGAGCTCGGACAGGACTACGTGCGGACCGCACGGGCCAAGGGGCTGCCCGAGCCCCACGTGCTCACCCGCCACGCGCTGCGCAACGCCTTGATCCCCACGGTCACCGTGCTGGGCCTGCTCATCCCCCGGCTGGTGGGCGGCGCGGTGATCACCGAGACGATCTTCGGGTGGCCGGGGATGGGACAGCTTGCGGTCGCCTCCGCCATCGGGCGCGACTACCCCGTGGTGATGGCCGTGACGGTCGTGGTGGCCATCGTGGTCACCGCGTCGAGCCTGGCCGTGGACCTCGTCTACGGATGGCTGGACCCCCGCATCACCTACCAGTGA
- a CDS encoding ABC transporter substrate-binding protein, with protein MQRRGMTLRVVPLLVGVALLAGLYAPAGGAPAPGRGVTFPIVADPTFNPLHPRAFVESIIVNRVLFSRLTKWGKNGQWVGDLAERWEVSPDGLTWTFHLRRGVKWHDGRDFTADDVKFTFDTIINPQLGAQFGPNFRPVLREVRVLDPLRVQFVLSSPLASLVALVGTNVGIIPRHAFAGVTDPWTHDAFNKRNPIGTGAYKMKEYVAGSYVTLERNPNYFAGTPSIETITFKVLPDVNAQIAQLLAGDLTIVFIDNPALVRAVRGRPDIEVTTLPQNNFYYMAPSHRHRLFQDRRVRQAIMYAWDRPAMIKGFLEGFATPASGPISPVLKNYFNPNVRTYEFDRARARALLAEAGWQPGPDGVLTKGGERFSFTLMYPTVQYFEPLSALVQQYLRAVGIEAKLDGREFNVFIRQMLARQYDALMGWWITPYDPDFFPYMHSSTADRGFNLPMYSNKEVDALLEAGRKATTVAERERIYKKFQEVVAEDLPYLYLWWPNEIRAWSKRLKGVPAIDLRSALEWAYEWKLE; from the coding sequence ATGCAGAGGCGAGGAATGACGCTGCGCGTGGTGCCACTGTTGGTGGGCGTGGCACTGCTCGCCGGCCTGTACGCGCCGGCCGGCGGCGCGCCCGCGCCCGGCAGGGGCGTGACGTTTCCCATCGTGGCGGACCCGACCTTCAACCCACTGCACCCGCGGGCCTTCGTCGAGTCCATCATCGTCAACCGCGTGCTGTTCAGCCGCCTGACCAAGTGGGGCAAGAACGGGCAGTGGGTGGGAGACCTGGCCGAGCGCTGGGAGGTCTCGCCCGACGGGCTGACCTGGACCTTCCACCTGCGCCGGGGGGTCAAGTGGCACGACGGCCGCGACTTCACCGCCGACGACGTCAAGTTCACGTTCGACACGATCATCAACCCGCAGCTGGGCGCCCAGTTCGGTCCCAACTTCCGCCCCGTGCTGCGCGAGGTCCGCGTCCTGGATCCGCTGCGGGTGCAGTTCGTGCTCTCGTCGCCCCTGGCCAGCCTGGTGGCGCTGGTCGGCACCAACGTCGGGATCATTCCCCGGCACGCCTTCGCGGGAGTCACCGACCCGTGGACGCACGACGCGTTCAACAAGCGCAACCCCATCGGCACCGGCGCCTACAAGATGAAGGAGTACGTGGCCGGCTCGTACGTGACGCTGGAGCGCAACCCGAACTACTTCGCGGGCACGCCGAGCATCGAGACCATCACCTTCAAGGTCTTGCCCGACGTGAACGCGCAGATCGCGCAGTTGCTGGCCGGCGACCTGACCATCGTGTTCATCGACAACCCCGCGCTGGTCCGGGCCGTCCGGGGCCGCCCCGACATCGAGGTCACCACCCTGCCGCAGAACAACTTCTACTACATGGCGCCCAGCCACCGTCACCGGCTGTTCCAGGACCGCCGTGTCCGCCAGGCGATCATGTATGCCTGGGATCGCCCCGCGATGATCAAAGGCTTCCTGGAAGGGTTCGCCACCCCGGCCAGCGGGCCGATTTCGCCGGTGCTGAAGAACTACTTCAACCCCAACGTCAGGACCTACGAGTTCGACCGCGCCCGCGCCCGGGCACTGCTGGCGGAGGCCGGCTGGCAGCCGGGGCCCGACGGCGTGCTGACCAAGGGTGGTGAGCGGTTCAGCTTCACGCTCATGTACCCCACGGTCCAGTACTTCGAGCCCCTCTCCGCCCTGGTGCAGCAGTACCTGCGCGCGGTGGGGATCGAGGCCAAGCTCGACGGGCGGGAGTTCAACGTCTTCATCCGCCAGATGCTGGCGCGGCAGTACGACGCCCTCATGGGCTGGTGGATCACGCCGTACGACCCCGACTTCTTCCCCTACATGCACTCCAGCACTGCCGACCGCGGGTTCAACCTGCCGATGTACAGCAACAAGGAGGTCGACGCGCTGCTGGAGGCCGGCAGGAAGGCCACCACCGTCGCCGAACGCGAGCGCATCTACAAGAAGTTCCAGGAAGTGGTGGCCGAGGATCTGCCCTACCTCTACCTGTGGTGGCCCAACGAGATCCGCGCCTGGTCCAAGCGCCTCAAGGGCGTGCCGGCCATCGACCTCCGGTCGGCGCTGGAGTGGGCCTACGAGTGGAAGCTGGAGTAG
- a CDS encoding GTP-binding protein, translating to MEPIPVTIVTGFLGSGKTTLLNRLLDHAGGRRLGILLNDFGQIAIDARLLQSRDQDVVELANGCVCCTVRDDVVPALARLLERAPAPQAIVVETSGLADPAPLARQLLAPPLQAVVRLDAVVTVVDAANFDRALDYAESAYGQITCADLLLLNKVDLVAPPIVAQVERGLQELNPTARRLRCVRAEVPPALVLDWGGGLARERAPDAHAPAPAVTTRPLPWGLHGDRFRAVSLRLPRPLDLQRLGRLLDALPPAVFRAKGVLHLDGVSRRVLLHLVGGRWTVTAGVPWADGEERSSELVLIARDLADDELGRLRRALEDCQVALP from the coding sequence ATGGAACCGATCCCGGTGACCATCGTGACGGGGTTTCTCGGCAGCGGCAAGACCACGCTGCTCAACCGCCTGTTGGACCACGCGGGCGGACGTCGCCTCGGCATCCTGCTCAACGACTTCGGCCAGATCGCCATCGACGCCCGGTTGCTGCAGTCCCGCGACCAGGACGTGGTGGAGCTGGCCAATGGCTGCGTGTGCTGCACCGTGCGCGACGACGTGGTGCCCGCCCTGGCGCGGCTCCTCGAGCGCGCCCCCGCCCCGCAGGCCATCGTGGTCGAGACGTCGGGCCTGGCCGACCCCGCCCCGCTGGCACGGCAGCTGCTGGCCCCGCCGCTGCAGGCCGTGGTGCGGTTGGACGCAGTGGTGACGGTCGTGGACGCGGCCAACTTCGATCGGGCGCTGGACTACGCGGAGTCGGCGTACGGGCAGATCACCTGCGCCGACCTCCTGCTGCTCAACAAGGTCGACCTGGTGGCCCCGCCGATCGTAGCGCAGGTCGAGCGCGGGCTGCAGGAGTTGAACCCCACGGCCCGCCGGCTGCGGTGCGTGCGCGCAGAGGTACCACCGGCCCTGGTGCTGGACTGGGGAGGCGGTCTTGCGCGTGAGCGGGCGCCGGACGCGCACGCGCCTGCTCCGGCCGTGACCACGCGTCCCCTGCCCTGGGGCCTGCACGGCGATCGCTTTCGCGCCGTATCGCTGCGGCTGCCACGACCGCTCGACCTCCAGCGACTGGGCCGGTTGCTCGACGCGCTGCCGCCGGCCGTGTTCCGGGCCAAGGGCGTGCTCCATCTGGACGGTGTGTCTCGCCGGGTGTTGCTGCACCTGGTGGGCGGGCGCTGGACCGTCACCGCCGGCGTCCCGTGGGCCGACGGCGAGGAGCGCAGCAGCGAGCTGGTGCTCATCGCGCGGGACCTGGCCGACGACGAGCTGGGCCGCCTGCGCCGGGCCCTCGAGGACTGTCAGGTGGCGCTGCCGTGA
- a CDS encoding M20 family metallopeptidase, with protein MISVVAHKERVRARAAGPKGQALVALSRRIHAHPEVAFAEHRASAWCRELLERHGFETAVVPGLQTAFVATRRGVGPGPIIGFLAEYDALPEIGHGCGHNLIAGAAVGAGVLLADEMPALPGTVRVFGCPAEERGAGKVQMLAAGVFADLDVALTFHPWQATALLRACSGLCLFDLVFRGRAAHAADEPWRGASALDGVLLTYANLNALRQFIGDGARIHGIVTDGGQAPNVIPERAACTIGVRAADPATLEQLARRVVRCAQAAAMAADVELEVREVQRLAPVRHNETVGNVLAANLRALGETVGEWRAMASTDFGDVSQAVPAVLFSVGTWPADVAFHTRAAAACAATDRAMAAMLVAAQAMAWTALDLLADSAVVAAAHTEHRGPVPAPTGE; from the coding sequence GTGATCAGCGTCGTGGCACACAAGGAACGCGTGCGGGCGCGCGCCGCAGGCCCAAAGGGGCAGGCGCTGGTGGCGTTGAGCCGTCGTATCCACGCCCATCCGGAGGTGGCCTTTGCCGAACACCGGGCCAGCGCGTGGTGCCGCGAGCTGCTGGAGCGCCATGGGTTCGAGACGGCCGTGGTGCCCGGGCTCCAGACGGCCTTCGTGGCCACCCGGCGCGGGGTCGGGCCCGGTCCCATCATTGGCTTCCTGGCCGAGTACGACGCGTTGCCCGAAATCGGCCACGGCTGCGGGCACAACCTCATCGCGGGGGCAGCGGTGGGCGCGGGCGTGTTGCTGGCCGACGAGATGCCGGCGCTCCCCGGCACCGTGCGGGTGTTCGGCTGTCCCGCCGAGGAGCGGGGCGCCGGCAAGGTGCAGATGCTCGCCGCCGGCGTGTTCGCCGACCTGGACGTCGCCCTGACGTTCCACCCCTGGCAGGCCACCGCGCTCCTGCGGGCCTGCAGCGGCCTTTGCCTCTTCGACCTGGTCTTTCGGGGACGGGCAGCCCATGCGGCCGACGAGCCGTGGCGCGGGGCCAGTGCGCTGGACGGTGTGTTGCTCACGTATGCCAACCTCAACGCGCTCCGCCAGTTCATCGGCGACGGCGCGCGGATCCACGGCATCGTCACCGACGGCGGCCAGGCACCCAACGTGATCCCCGAACGCGCAGCCTGCACCATCGGCGTGCGCGCCGCAGATCCCGCGACGCTGGAGCAGCTCGCGCGGCGGGTGGTGCGGTGCGCGCAGGCCGCCGCCATGGCCGCCGACGTCGAGCTGGAGGTGCGGGAGGTGCAGCGGCTCGCACCGGTGCGGCACAACGAGACGGTGGGGAACGTGCTGGCCGCCAACCTGCGCGCTCTGGGAGAGACGGTGGGGGAGTGGCGCGCGATGGCCTCCACCGACTTCGGCGACGTCAGCCAGGCGGTCCCGGCCGTGCTGTTCTCGGTGGGGACGTGGCCGGCCGACGTGGCGTTCCACACGCGGGCGGCAGCGGCATGCGCCGCAACCGATCGGGCCATGGCGGCCATGCTGGTGGCCGCGCAGGCCATGGCGTGGACGGCCCTGGACCTGCTGGCCGACAGCGCGGTGGTGGCGGCGGCCCACACCGAGCATCGGGGGCCGGTGCCGGCCCCAACCGGGGAGTGA
- a CDS encoding amidohydrolase has protein sequence MGIEDGRLVADTILFNGKILTVDARFSIAEALAVVDDKIVAVGTDGDIKRLAGASTRRIDLKGACVIPGMIDNHTHMLLAGLDQPEVGVKVNLAWAQNIAEIQEAIAQRARQARPGEWIVTSCMYRGALRDGRFPDRHDLDRVAPNNPVYIFQSGKNVILNTLALRLAGIDRHTPDPGGDPNEPEGHIVRDDSGEPTGHLIAGAGDLARRRLWERMGLPLKKWDFPHYDTATYVRAIQAQARLLNQCGVTGTRDMGLIPEEIDAYIEADRRGVLTVRTDLLLGLPARYMRIDDIRDSLRRYFGPKQGLGGPFLRLGGLKLVVQNDGWWAYSPEKLRTMLLEANRLGFTMAIHVGTGYSEDSTQLVLDVLEQADRERPLRGRRCTYEHGFGLIRPEYYRRVKALDLIIAANPTLAYFAAARSFHMHEAMSRVRIAKHPPSDPWERTVKDWGLPVRSWLREGLVVTGGTDCPAVAYDPQRPLLGLYMVTTQQTLAGRLLPGEEISREDALRLWTINGAYATFEEQRKGSLEVGKWADLAVLSDDYLTVPDDRLPTITVSLTMVGGRIVHERA, from the coding sequence GTGGGCATCGAGGACGGCCGGCTCGTGGCCGACACCATCCTGTTCAACGGGAAGATCCTGACGGTCGACGCCCGGTTCTCCATCGCCGAGGCCCTGGCCGTGGTCGACGACAAGATCGTCGCCGTCGGTACCGACGGCGATATCAAGCGTCTGGCCGGCGCGTCCACCCGACGAATCGACCTCAAGGGAGCCTGCGTCATCCCCGGGATGATCGACAACCACACCCACATGCTGCTGGCAGGGCTCGACCAGCCGGAGGTGGGCGTCAAGGTCAACCTGGCCTGGGCCCAGAACATCGCCGAGATCCAGGAGGCCATCGCGCAGCGCGCACGACAGGCGCGGCCGGGCGAGTGGATCGTGACGTCGTGCATGTACCGCGGCGCGCTGCGTGACGGCCGGTTCCCCGACCGCCACGACCTGGACCGTGTCGCTCCCAACAACCCCGTGTACATCTTCCAGTCGGGGAAGAACGTGATCCTCAACACCCTGGCGCTGCGCCTGGCGGGGATCGATCGGCACACCCCCGACCCCGGCGGCGACCCCAACGAGCCCGAAGGGCACATCGTGCGCGACGACAGCGGCGAACCCACGGGCCACCTCATCGCCGGCGCCGGGGACCTGGCGCGCCGGCGGCTCTGGGAGCGCATGGGCCTGCCGTTGAAGAAATGGGACTTCCCGCACTACGACACGGCGACGTACGTGCGGGCCATCCAGGCCCAGGCCCGGCTGCTGAACCAGTGCGGGGTGACGGGCACGCGGGACATGGGGCTCATCCCCGAAGAGATCGACGCGTACATCGAAGCGGACCGACGGGGCGTGCTGACCGTGCGCACCGATCTGCTCCTGGGCCTGCCGGCGCGCTACATGCGCATCGACGACATCCGCGACTCCCTGCGCCGCTACTTCGGACCCAAGCAGGGGCTGGGCGGACCGTTCCTGCGGCTGGGCGGGCTGAAGCTGGTGGTACAGAACGACGGGTGGTGGGCCTACTCGCCGGAGAAGCTGCGCACGATGCTGCTGGAGGCCAACCGGCTGGGGTTCACCATGGCGATCCACGTCGGCACCGGGTACTCCGAGGACTCCACGCAGCTAGTGCTCGACGTCCTGGAGCAGGCGGACCGTGAGCGACCGCTGCGCGGGCGGCGGTGCACCTACGAGCACGGCTTCGGGCTGATCCGCCCCGAGTACTACCGCCGGGTCAAGGCGCTCGACCTCATCATCGCGGCCAACCCGACGCTGGCCTACTTCGCGGCGGCGCGCTCGTTCCACATGCACGAGGCGATGTCGCGGGTCCGGATCGCCAAGCACCCGCCGTCGGATCCGTGGGAGCGCACCGTGAAGGACTGGGGACTGCCGGTGCGGAGCTGGCTGCGCGAAGGCCTCGTCGTCACGGGCGGCACCGATTGCCCGGCGGTGGCGTACGACCCGCAGCGCCCCCTGCTGGGCCTGTACATGGTGACGACCCAGCAGACCCTGGCGGGCAGGCTGCTGCCGGGGGAGGAGATCAGCCGGGAGGATGCGCTGCGCCTGTGGACCATCAACGGCGCGTACGCCACGTTCGAGGAGCAGCGCAAGGGGTCGCTGGAAGTGGGGAAGTGGGCCGACCTGGCGGTGCTCAGCGACGACTACCTGACGGTCCCCGACGATCGGCTGCCGACGATCACGGTCTCCCTCACCATGGTGGGCGGCCGGATCGTGCACGAACGCGCCTGA
- a CDS encoding aspartate/glutamate racemase family protein, protein MKLLYILPGNLSHSDAGRAEIERRRGILRRLAAADTHVDVVDVPDGPLSIESAYEEYLAVPGTLRRVQEAARAGYDGVIVGCFGDPGVDAARELVAIPVVGPAEASMLLAATLGHRFAIVTVLDSVVAPLRHLAVRVGLERKLAAVRAVDIPVLDLARDRDASIERMIALGQRAVHDDGADTLVLGCMSMGFLEAHGRIAEAVGVPVVNPVLAAVKVLEALIGAGLRHSKKAYPLPPKLRATAPVR, encoded by the coding sequence ATGAAGCTCCTGTACATTCTCCCCGGCAACCTCTCCCACTCCGACGCCGGGCGGGCCGAGATCGAGCGGCGCCGCGGCATCCTGCGGCGCCTGGCCGCCGCGGACACCCACGTGGACGTCGTGGACGTGCCCGACGGCCCGCTGTCGATCGAGTCGGCCTACGAGGAGTACCTGGCGGTGCCCGGGACGCTGCGCCGCGTGCAGGAAGCGGCACGGGCGGGCTACGACGGCGTCATCGTGGGCTGCTTCGGCGACCCGGGGGTGGACGCGGCCCGGGAACTGGTGGCGATCCCGGTGGTCGGGCCGGCCGAGGCATCGATGCTGCTGGCGGCCACCCTGGGCCACCGCTTCGCGATCGTCACGGTGTTGGACTCGGTGGTGGCGCCGTTGCGCCACCTGGCCGTGCGCGTGGGCCTGGAGCGCAAACTGGCCGCGGTGCGGGCGGTGGACATTCCGGTGCTGGACCTCGCCCGCGACCGCGACGCCAGCATCGAGCGCATGATCGCCCTGGGACAGCGTGCCGTGCACGACGACGGTGCCGACACGCTGGTCCTGGGCTGCATGAGCATGGGCTTCCTCGAGGCCCACGGCCGCATCGCCGAAGCGGTGGGCGTGCCCGTCGTCAACCCGGTTCTGGCGGCGGTGAAGGTGCTGGAGGCGCTGATCGGGGCGGGACTGCGGCACAGCAAGAAAGCCTACCCGCTGCCGCCCAAGCTGCGGGCGACAGCCCCGGTCCGCTAG
- a CDS encoding TRAP transporter fused permease subunit codes for MSAGPPDVAPAAPAGLPVDTARVGEVVELPTRALSPRLHALVRAIAAAMAIYHIVQLGRFFGIVTDPQKLYAVHVTFVVVLAFLLVPARRGQQRPTVLDWLLVAAALVVLAYVFLVFEELTGRAGVFPTREDVIVGVLLIIVATEAARRATGWSLPVMGALFAAYPFLGPYLPGLLHHKGFSFGTVVSFLFSDNGIYGVPIQVSARDVYLFILFGAFIEASNIGRFIVQAALSVAGSRRGGPAKVSILTSALFGTASGSSAANVMVDGVINIPLMKATGFTGPVAAGIEAMNSTGGQIVPPIMGAAAFLMADILGIPYAQVAVAAIGPALLYYVAAYWMIEFYAASQGLRGLPRAELPRFRDVMLQHGYLLLPIVVLLYMIMGRGAAPARAALYALGVAFVASLVRADTRLTLPKIVGAMEEGAKRTIEIGVSCASAGVIVGILALTGLGGKFSELLIDLAGGNLLAGLVATMFAALILGIGLPTTAAYAIAASVLAPALIKMGAVPLAAHMFIFYFSIISAVTPPVAFASFAAASIAKAPMWESSVESMRFGLAGYIVPFMFVYGPSILVGQRPWPETLLALTTGTVGTLCLAAAMIGYLARRATLLERAVLFVASLLLIRPGLVTDVAGLALLAAVGVAQRVLRPVERAPAGAGPA; via the coding sequence GTGAGCGCCGGGCCACCCGACGTCGCGCCCGCAGCGCCGGCTGGCCTGCCGGTCGATACGGCGCGGGTGGGCGAGGTCGTCGAGCTCCCCACGCGCGCCCTCTCGCCACGGCTGCACGCCCTGGTGCGGGCCATCGCCGCAGCCATGGCCATCTACCACATCGTGCAGCTCGGCCGCTTCTTTGGCATCGTCACGGACCCGCAGAAGCTCTACGCCGTCCACGTCACGTTCGTCGTCGTGCTGGCGTTCCTGCTGGTGCCGGCGCGCCGCGGCCAGCAGCGCCCCACGGTGCTGGACTGGCTGCTGGTGGCCGCGGCCCTGGTGGTCCTGGCCTACGTCTTCCTGGTGTTCGAGGAGCTGACCGGACGCGCCGGCGTCTTCCCCACGCGGGAGGACGTCATCGTCGGGGTCCTGCTGATCATCGTCGCCACCGAAGCCGCGCGGCGGGCCACGGGCTGGTCGCTGCCCGTCATGGGCGCCCTGTTCGCCGCCTATCCGTTCCTGGGCCCCTACCTGCCCGGTCTGCTGCACCACAAGGGGTTCTCGTTTGGCACCGTCGTCTCGTTCCTGTTCAGCGACAACGGCATCTACGGCGTGCCGATCCAGGTCTCGGCCCGGGACGTCTACCTGTTCATCCTGTTCGGGGCGTTCATCGAAGCGTCCAACATCGGCCGGTTCATCGTGCAGGCAGCGCTCAGCGTCGCCGGCAGCCGGCGCGGCGGCCCGGCCAAGGTCTCCATCCTCACCAGCGCCCTGTTCGGCACCGCCAGCGGCTCGTCGGCCGCCAACGTGATGGTCGACGGGGTGATCAACATCCCCCTGATGAAGGCCACGGGCTTCACCGGCCCGGTGGCCGCCGGGATCGAAGCGATGAACAGCACCGGGGGGCAGATCGTCCCGCCCATCATGGGCGCCGCAGCCTTCCTCATGGCCGACATCCTGGGCATCCCCTACGCGCAGGTGGCCGTAGCGGCCATCGGGCCGGCTCTGCTCTACTACGTGGCGGCCTACTGGATGATCGAGTTCTACGCCGCCTCCCAGGGGCTGCGGGGACTCCCCCGGGCGGAGCTCCCGCGGTTCCGCGACGTGATGCTCCAGCATGGCTACCTGCTGCTCCCCATCGTCGTGCTGCTCTACATGATCATGGGCCGTGGCGCCGCGCCGGCCCGCGCCGCCCTCTACGCCCTGGGCGTGGCGTTCGTCGCGTCGTTGGTGCGGGCCGACACGCGCCTCACGCTGCCCAAGATCGTCGGCGCCATGGAAGAAGGGGCCAAGCGCACCATCGAGATCGGCGTCTCGTGTGCCTCGGCGGGTGTCATCGTCGGCATCCTGGCGCTCACCGGGCTCGGCGGGAAGTTCTCGGAGTTGCTGATCGACCTGGCCGGAGGCAACCTCCTGGCGGGGCTGGTGGCCACCATGTTCGCGGCGCTGATCCTGGGCATCGGGCTGCCGACCACGGCCGCCTACGCCATCGCAGCCAGCGTGCTCGCGCCGGCCCTCATCAAGATGGGCGCGGTGCCCCTGGCCGCCCACATGTTCATCTTCTACTTCTCCATCATCTCGGCGGTCACGCCGCCCGTGGCCTTCGCCTCGTTCGCGGCCGCCAGCATCGCCAAGGCGCCCATGTGGGAGTCGTCGGTAGAGTCGATGCGCTTTGGCCTGGCCGGGTACATCGTGCCCTTCATGTTCGTCTACGGCCCGTCGATCCTGGTCGGGCAGCGGCCGTGGCCGGAGACGCTGCTGGCCCTGACCACGGGCACGGTGGGCACACTGTGTCTGGCCGCGGCGATGATCGGCTACCTGGCGCGGCGGGCCACGCTGCTCGAGCGCGCGGTGCTCTTCGTGGCGTCGTTGCTGCTGATCCGGCCGGGGCTGGTCACCGACGTGGCGGGGCTGGCGCTGCTGGCCGCGGTGGGCGTGGCGCAGCGGGTGCTCCGGCCGGTGGAACGAGCGCCCGCGGGCGCCGGCCCTGCCTGA